A genomic stretch from Terriglobia bacterium includes:
- a CDS encoding nitrous oxide reductase accessory protein NosL: MKIKNVLIGLILLGVVGGGCYLAYQRLVLPSQQCDICGRPVHAAHDSIVLLKNSSKVHTCCPRCALHYEQNHPGQIAGLLVADRATGVKIDGQKALYVEGSDEQLCGPLTEAPPREPGVEFDRTFDRCLPSLAAFKEEAAARSYQAVHGGRLLTYEQAVESVKKQ; the protein is encoded by the coding sequence GTGAAAATTAAAAACGTGCTTATCGGATTGATTCTCCTGGGTGTCGTTGGTGGCGGATGCTATCTGGCTTATCAGCGCCTTGTACTCCCAAGCCAGCAATGCGACATCTGTGGACGGCCTGTTCATGCCGCGCACGATTCGATTGTGCTATTGAAAAACAGCTCCAAAGTCCATACCTGCTGCCCGCGTTGCGCGCTGCATTATGAACAGAACCATCCTGGGCAGATTGCCGGACTCTTGGTTGCCGATCGCGCCACTGGAGTAAAAATCGATGGGCAGAAGGCACTCTACGTGGAAGGGTCCGACGAACAGCTCTGCGGCCCCTTGACGGAAGCCCCGCCACGCGAGCCGGGAGTCGAGTTTGATCGAACCTTCGATCGCTGTCTTCCCAGCCTGGCGGCATTCAAAGAAGAAGCGGCTGCCCGCAGTTACCAGGCCGTCCACGGAGGCAGGCTCCTGACCTATGAGCAGGCCGTCGAAAGTGTGAAAAAGCAGTGA
- a CDS encoding efflux RND transporter permease subunit, whose translation MINKIIEACAHNKFIVLLFIMVATMVGVWSIQNITLDAIPDLSDTQVIIYTRWDRSPDIIEDQVTYPIISAMLGVPKVKDIRGFSDFGFSYVYIIFEDGTDIYWARSRTLEYLSNILPRLPQGVNVELARDETAVGWVYEYALVDKTGKNNLAQLRSFQDWYLRYALQAVPGVAEVAPLGGFVRQYQINVDPNALLAYDVPIDRVVSAVQRGNNDVGGRLVEFSGREYMVRGRGYIKKLSDIENIVVGTSKNGGTPILVKNLGTVTLGPDIRRGIAELDGEGEAVGGIVIMRYGENALKVIERVRAKLEEMKASLPPGVEIVTTYDRAELIQRAIETLKGTLIEELTIVSLVILIFLWHFPSAIIPILTIPITIIIAFIPLHGMHMTANIMSLGGIAIAIGAMVDAAIVVVEQTHKKLEHWDTEGRRGSYKDVVIGAVKEVGGPSFFALLIIAVSFLPIFTLEGQEGRLFKPLAYTKTFSMAIAGFLAITLDPAMRLLFTHMDPYRFRPKWVASIVNAVLVGKIHSEENHPISKPLMKIYHPICDFVLQYRWAVVGAAILVVAFTVPVFERLGSEFMPELNEGVLLYMPTTPPGISVTEAGKLLQVQDKVLKQFPEVERVFGKAGRAETATDPAPFSMMETVIVLKPEAQWPKVPQWYSPWAPEWLQGMLRRAWPDHKSIKELVYGPGGMNDAMQFPGVVNAWTMPIKARVDMLTTGVRTPIGIKIMGADLDKVQELGIHIESVLKNVAGTKSVFAERTAGGYFLDFDLNREALARYGMTIDDANDVVMQAIGGENVTTTVEGRERYPVNVRYLRDYRSDLDKLTRTLVMAPNGTQIPIAQLADIKLVTGPSMIRDENGRLSGYVYVDFDTSKRDIGSYVADAKKVLRENLTLPTGYQLIWSGQFEYMELAKARLYVVVPITIFIIFMLLYLNTKSVAKTIIIFLAVPFSAVGAIWFLYLLGYNMSIAVWVGLIALMGVDAETGMFMLLYLDLAYHEARDKGLMKGWADLREAILHGAVKRLRPKVMTVGVMFTGLVPIMWSTGSGADVMKRIAAPMIGGIFTSFILELAVYPAIYAIWKWYGEVRSLAKEVSP comes from the coding sequence ATGATTAACAAGATCATCGAGGCGTGCGCGCACAACAAGTTCATCGTGCTCCTCTTCATCATGGTCGCTACCATGGTCGGCGTCTGGTCCATCCAGAACATCACCTTGGATGCGATCCCTGATCTTTCCGACACGCAGGTCATCATCTACACCCGGTGGGACCGCAGCCCCGACATCATCGAAGACCAGGTAACCTACCCCATCATCTCCGCCATGTTGGGGGTGCCGAAAGTAAAGGACATTCGGGGATTTTCCGATTTCGGTTTCTCCTACGTCTACATCATCTTCGAAGACGGCACCGACATCTACTGGGCGCGCTCGCGCACGTTGGAGTATTTGAGCAACATCCTGCCCCGGCTTCCCCAGGGTGTGAACGTGGAGCTGGCTCGTGACGAGACCGCAGTGGGGTGGGTTTATGAGTACGCGCTGGTAGACAAGACCGGCAAGAACAATCTGGCGCAACTGCGTTCGTTCCAGGACTGGTATTTGCGGTATGCCCTCCAGGCGGTTCCCGGCGTCGCCGAGGTCGCGCCTCTGGGTGGTTTCGTACGCCAGTACCAGATCAACGTGGATCCGAATGCTCTCCTGGCCTATGACGTTCCCATCGATCGCGTAGTCAGCGCGGTGCAGCGGGGGAACAACGATGTAGGTGGCCGGCTGGTGGAATTTTCCGGCCGCGAATACATGGTCCGGGGCCGCGGGTACATAAAGAAGCTCTCCGACATCGAGAATATCGTGGTCGGCACCAGCAAAAACGGCGGGACACCGATTCTGGTCAAAAACCTCGGCACTGTTACTTTGGGTCCGGACATCCGCCGGGGCATCGCTGAGCTCGATGGCGAAGGGGAGGCCGTGGGCGGCATCGTCATCATGCGCTACGGCGAGAATGCCCTGAAAGTGATCGAGCGGGTGCGCGCGAAGCTCGAGGAGATGAAAGCGTCCCTACCGCCCGGCGTGGAGATCGTCACTACCTATGACCGGGCCGAGCTGATCCAGCGTGCCATCGAAACCCTCAAGGGTACTCTCATTGAAGAGTTGACCATCGTCAGCCTGGTCATTCTGATCTTCCTGTGGCACTTCCCGTCAGCCATCATCCCGATCCTGACCATTCCGATCACGATCATCATCGCGTTCATCCCACTGCACGGCATGCACATGACGGCGAACATCATGAGTCTGGGCGGCATCGCCATCGCCATCGGCGCCATGGTGGACGCCGCCATTGTCGTGGTGGAACAAACGCACAAGAAGCTCGAACACTGGGATACGGAGGGCAGGCGGGGCAGTTACAAAGATGTGGTCATCGGCGCAGTTAAGGAAGTGGGTGGGCCGAGCTTTTTCGCGCTGCTGATTATCGCGGTTTCGTTCCTGCCCATCTTCACGCTGGAAGGTCAGGAAGGCCGGCTCTTCAAGCCGCTGGCTTATACCAAGACCTTCTCGATGGCAATTGCCGGCTTCCTCGCCATCACTCTGGATCCGGCTATGCGGTTGCTTTTTACTCATATGGATCCTTACCGGTTCCGTCCCAAATGGGTGGCCTCTATTGTGAATGCGGTTCTCGTCGGCAAGATTCATAGCGAAGAGAACCACCCCATCAGCAAGCCGCTGATGAAAATCTACCACCCAATCTGCGATTTCGTGTTGCAGTACCGCTGGGCAGTTGTCGGCGCGGCCATTTTGGTGGTTGCCTTCACTGTCCCGGTGTTTGAGCGTCTGGGGTCGGAGTTCATGCCCGAACTCAACGAAGGCGTCCTCCTTTACATGCCGACCACGCCACCAGGTATTTCCGTGACCGAGGCGGGCAAGCTGCTCCAGGTCCAGGACAAAGTCCTCAAGCAATTTCCCGAGGTCGAACGCGTGTTTGGAAAGGCCGGCCGAGCCGAAACGGCTACCGATCCCGCGCCATTTTCAATGATGGAAACCGTCATCGTCCTGAAACCCGAGGCGCAATGGCCTAAAGTTCCACAATGGTATTCCCCATGGGCTCCGGAATGGCTTCAAGGGATGCTCCGAAGAGCCTGGCCGGACCATAAGAGTATCAAAGAGCTGGTGTATGGTCCGGGCGGTATGAACGACGCCATGCAGTTCCCAGGGGTGGTCAATGCCTGGACGATGCCCATCAAGGCTCGGGTGGACATGCTTACTACCGGCGTGCGCACGCCCATCGGCATCAAAATCATGGGCGCGGATCTCGACAAGGTGCAGGAGCTTGGAATCCATATCGAAAGCGTCTTGAAAAACGTCGCCGGAACCAAGAGCGTCTTTGCCGAGCGGACGGCAGGGGGGTACTTCCTGGATTTCGATCTCAACCGCGAAGCCCTGGCTCGCTACGGCATGACGATCGACGACGCCAACGACGTGGTCATGCAGGCTATCGGGGGAGAAAACGTCACTACGACGGTTGAAGGCCGCGAGCGCTATCCTGTCAATGTGCGCTACCTGCGCGACTATCGGAGCGATCTCGACAAGCTTACCCGCACTCTTGTGATGGCGCCCAACGGAACCCAGATTCCGATAGCCCAACTGGCCGACATCAAGCTCGTAACCGGGCCATCGATGATCCGGGACGAGAACGGCAGGTTGAGCGGATATGTCTACGTGGACTTCGACACCTCGAAGCGGGACATCGGCAGCTATGTCGCGGATGCCAAGAAAGTCCTGCGGGAAAACCTGACGCTTCCTACAGGCTACCAGCTGATCTGGAGCGGTCAGTTCGAGTACATGGAACTGGCAAAGGCGCGCCTCTACGTGGTCGTTCCCATCACGATCTTCATCATCTTCATGCTCCTGTATCTCAACACGAAGTCGGTTGCCAAAACCATCATCATCTTCCTGGCCGTGCCGTTTTCAGCCGTCGGCGCGATCTGGTTCCTCTACCTGTTGGGCTACAATATGAGCATCGCGGTATGGGTTGGCCTCATCGCCCTCATGGGCGTCGATGCTGAAACCGGGATGTTCATGCTGCTCTACCTCGATCTTGCGTACCACGAAGCGAGGGATAAAGGTTTAATGAAGGGGTGGGCCGACCTTAGAGAAGCGATATTGCACGGAGCGGTCAAGCGGCTCAGGCCCAAAGTGATGACGGTGGGGGTGATGTTTACCGGTCTGGTTCCGATCATGTGGTCGACCGGAAGCGGCGCGGATGTCATGAAGCGCATCGCGGCGCCCATGATCGGCGGCATTTTCACTTCGTTTATTCTGGAACTTGCGGTCTATCCCGCGATCTATGCGATCTGGAAATGGTACGGCGAAGTCAGATCGCTTGCAAAGGAGGTAAGCCCGTGA